CCCTACGGCGTCACGGCGTCACCGTTCATCGGGAGGTGTCGGAGCTGCCCCGGGTGAAGATGGACAAACACAAGGTGCTGCAAATCCTCATCAACCTCATCAGCAACGCGAAACAAGCGCTGGACGGAGTGCCCGAGGGCCGGCGCAACCTCTGGGTGAGGCTGGCGGCCGAGGGCAACGTGGCGCGCATCCAGGTGGCGGATGATGGAGTGGGCATCGCGCCGGAGCTGATGGGGAGTCTGTTCACGCACGGCTTCACCACGCGCAAGGACGGCCACGGCTTCGGGCTGCACTCGAGCGCCCTGGCGGCGCAGTTGCTCAAGGGCTGCCTCACCCTGGAGAGCGCGGGCCTCGGCCAGGGCGCCGTGGCCACGCTGGAGCTTCCGCTCGCCTAGGGCCTACCAGCGGCCCTGGACGCGCTGCATGAAGTCGTAGGGGTAGCCCAGCTCCAGGGCGCTCGCCTCGTCCAGGCGCTTGAACTGGGCGTCATCCAACTCGAGCTCCGCCGCCTTCAGGTTGTCGTCGAGCTGCGCCACGGTGCGCGCGCCGAAGATGACCGAGGTGACGGCGCGCTTGCGCAGCAGCCACGCCAGCGACACCTGGGAGGCCGAGGCCTTCAGCTCGGCGGCCACCGCGTCCACGGCGTCCAGGATGCGCCAGTTGCGCGGGGTGTCGAACTGGGTGAACCGGTCCTTCCACTTCGCCAGCCGCGAGGCCTCCGGCGGGGGCTGCCCCTTGCGGTACTTGCCGGACAGGAAGCCGCCCGCCAGCGGGGACCACGGGAGGATGCCCAGGCCGAACTGCTCGCACACCGACACGTGCTCGCGCTCCAGCTCGCGCGCCACCAGGCTGTACTGCGCCTGCAGCGCCACGAAGCGCGAGAGGTTCTGCGTCTTGCTCGTCCACAGGCTGTCCACCAGCCGGTAGGCCGCGTAGTTGCTCGCGCCGATGTAGAGCACCTTGCCCTGGCGCACCAGGTCCTCCAGCGCTCGCAGCGTCTCCTCCTCGGGCGTGTCGATGTCCTGCATGTGCAGCTGGTACAAGTCGATGCGGTCCGTCTTCAGCCGGCGCAGGCTCTGCTCCACCGCGGAGCGCAGGTGGTAGCGCGAAGCGCCCGTGTCGTTGGGGCCCTTGCCCATGCGGAAGCGGAACTTGGTGGCCAGCACCACCTCGTCGCGCCGTTGGGAGCGCTCGAACCAGTTGCCCAGCACGCGCTCGGTGAGGCCGTCGTTGCCGTACACGTTCGCGGTGTCCCAGAAGTTGATCCCCGCCTCGAGCGCGCGATCCATGATGGCGAAGGACGTCTTCTCGTCGGCCCCCACGGCGTGCATCATCGAGCCCTCGGACGCCTCGCCGAACGTCATCGTCCCCAGGCACAGGCTCGACACCTTCAGCCCGCTGTGTCCCAGCTTGCGGTACTCCATCGTGCGCCTCCGTGTCTCAACAGAACTCGTGGAGCGCAGCCCTTAGCAGCACGAAGCCCGTGCTGTCTCTGCCGTGCGGCGGGACCGGGACGTATTGCTTCTCTCCCGAGGACTGGACGTGATCCTGAGCCAGCAGGAAGGCGAGGCACCGGGCGCGCCCTCGGGGGACCCTGGCACGCGCGCGGCTCCACTCCCAGGTTCCTCCCAGGAGGAAACCATGGGCGAGGCGCAGATGACCCGAGCGCTGCGGGAGCTCGTCTCCCTGCATGCGCCGACGCACTCCGAACTGCTGCTGGATGAAGCCGTCCAGGCTGCCTGGCGCCAGCCCCCGAGCCGCGCCGGAGGCCCTCCGCCAGGCGAGCTCATGGATCGCCTGCGCGAGCAGCTCCGGGGCGAGCTCGTCGCCTTCCACCAGCGCCTGCCCGTGCGCCCCTATGAGGGGGTCGACGTGTCACCCACGCCCGGCTGCTCGCTGTGGCTCGTGGGCATCCCCCTCACGCTTTTTCCCAAGCGAGACCAGGGCTTCTCGCGGGTGGAGTGCATCGTGGACTTCCGCGCCGAGGCAGCCACGTGGGACGCCTTGCGCGTGGTGAAGCTCCTGCCGGAGGAGCGCACTCAGGTGATGGCGAAGGCCGAACTCGGCGGCGAGCTGCAGTTCGAGGCGAGCGCCAAGGTGGGGCTTCGTCTGCCGGTGTCCCCCTCGATGCTCGCCGACGAGGTGGGCGCGCGGCTCTACGCGAAGGGGCAGGTGGGGCCCTTCGTCTACGAGGCCAGCCGTATGTGCGTGGAGACGGAAATCCTCCAGGGCACGGGCGCGCGCTGGCGCCTGGATGACACCTCGTCGTCGGAACGCGTCGGGGCGGAGAGCCACCAACTCGCCGTGGTGCTGGAGGTTCGCTCGGGGGCGCCGCGCATCGACGCCGCTGGCTACCTCCAGGCGTACAGCGATGTCCACTGGCTCACGCAGACGGTGGGCAGCTTCTGGATGAACCTCAAGGGGGCCCTGCGCGGCTTCTTCCACAGCGGCATTCCCGTGGAGGCCTATGGAGAGTGGAGCGACGTCCTGCCGCGCGGGTTGTGGGAGCAAGCCCGAGG
This genomic stretch from Cystobacter fuscus DSM 2262 harbors:
- a CDS encoding aldo/keto reductase; its protein translation is MEYRKLGHSGLKVSSLCLGTMTFGEASEGSMMHAVGADEKTSFAIMDRALEAGINFWDTANVYGNDGLTERVLGNWFERSQRRDEVVLATKFRFRMGKGPNDTGASRYHLRSAVEQSLRRLKTDRIDLYQLHMQDIDTPEEETLRALEDLVRQGKVLYIGASNYAAYRLVDSLWTSKTQNLSRFVALQAQYSLVARELEREHVSVCEQFGLGILPWSPLAGGFLSGKYRKGQPPPEASRLAKWKDRFTQFDTPRNWRILDAVDAVAAELKASASQVSLAWLLRKRAVTSVIFGARTVAQLDDNLKAAELELDDAQFKRLDEASALELGYPYDFMQRVQGRW